From the Bacteroidota bacterium genome, the window GTAATATCCGCAAGGACATGGATTCATTGAAGAAATAAGCATAAAACTAGCAGGATAATCAACAGAAAATTTAGCTCTTGAAATTGTTATTCTTCTCTCTTCCATTGGTTGCCGTAAAACTTCCAGCACATTTCTTTTAAATTCAGGAAGTTCGTCTAAAAACAAAACTCCATTATGTGCTAAAGAAATTTCTCCGGGTTGTGGATTATTACCTCCTCCAACCAATGCAACATCACTTACTGTGTGATGAGGCGACCTAAAAGGTCTGCTTGTCATTAGCGATGAATCAGAAGGTAATTTTCCAGCTACTGAAAAAATCTTGGTTGTTTCCAATGCCTCATGCAAGTCAAGAGGAGGCAAAATAGTTGGTAATCGTTTGGCAAGCATGGTTTTACCTGAACCAGGAGGACCAATCATAATTGCATTATGATTTCCGGATGCAGCAATTTCCAAAGCACGTTTTATACTTTTTTGTCCTTTTACATCCGAAAAATCAAATGTATAATCATTAAGGTTGCTATAAAAAACATCCCTTGTATCAATATGCTTTGCTTTAAGTTCAATTTCTCCTTCAAAAAATTTTATTGCTTCCGATATATTTTTTATTCCATACACTTCAATTCCATCAACAATGGCAGCTTCACTTTCATTTTCCTCAGGAAGTATCAAACCTTTAAAATTATGTTTTCTTGCATTTATTGCTATTGGTAAAGCTCCCTTAATTGGTTTCAAATCACCATTTAAAGATAACTCACCCATTATCATGTAATTTTTTATTTCCTCAGTATTCATTTGATCGGTAGCACCAAGGATGCCCAATGCAATTGGAAGGTCGTAAGAAGAACCTTCCTTTCTTATATCTGCAGGAGCAAGATTTATGATAGTTTTTTTTCTTGTCATCATAAAACCTGAGTTTTTTATTGCAGCTTCTACCCTATGCTGACTTTCCTTAACGGCATTGTCAGGCAAGCCAACCATAAAGTATTTTGCTCCTCTTCCTATATCTACCTCAATGGTTATTGTTTGTGCATCAACACCTGTTACTGCACTACCATAAGTCTTTACTAACATAAATTATATTTACATAAAAATATTTTCAAAATTAAGACTTTAATTATTATTAAAGCAAAGAATTTGTTAAATACCAAAATGGACTTATTAAAATATTAGTCCACTCTAAAAATTCTTAAAATGATTTACAGAGTTTTTCAGAGACAATTTAAATTTTTGAAACAAATCGGGATAATTGATAATGGTTAATTCGTAATTGTTAATGGATAATTATTAATTCACAACCAACAGCTAAAAACCAGTTGCTTACTGAGGACTGTCTTTAACTGCCGACTGAAGACTGTTTATTTGGTTATTTGTTTATTTGGTTATTTGTTTATTTGTTTAAACGCAGAGTCGCAGAAACGCAGAGAAAAAAATAACTAATAAATCAACGTTATTCAACTTAAGACTGCCAACTGTTAACTGAGGACTGTTTTTGACTGCCGACTGAGGACTGCTTACTGCCGACTGAGGACTCAATAAACAACTCTTAACAATATTTCTGTTTTTGTGGAAACATTCTTTTTAAAACAATATATTTCTTAACTAAAATTGAAGAAAAATAAAAACAGCAATTATGAGATTTTTAAAGATATTTTTAATTCTAA encodes:
- a CDS encoding YifB family Mg chelatase-like AAA ATPase codes for the protein MLVKTYGSAVTGVDAQTITIEVDIGRGAKYFMVGLPDNAVKESQHRVEAAIKNSGFMMTRKKTIINLAPADIRKEGSSYDLPIALGILGATDQMNTEEIKNYMIMGELSLNGDLKPIKGALPIAINARKHNFKGLILPEENESEAAIVDGIEVYGIKNISEAIKFFEGEIELKAKHIDTRDVFYSNLNDYTFDFSDVKGQKSIKRALEIAASGNHNAIMIGPPGSGKTMLAKRLPTILPPLDLHEALETTKIFSVAGKLPSDSSLMTSRPFRSPHHTVSDVALVGGGNNPQPGEISLAHNGVLFLDELPEFKRNVLEVLRQPMEERRITISRAKFSVDYPASFMLISSMNPCPCGYYNHPDKECVCSPGAVQKYLNKISGPLLDRIDIHIEVVPISYDELTLEKSSEKSKYIRERVIKTRQIQTERFKDDKTVFNNSQMNTNHIRKYCQISKAGNTLLKKAMEKQNLSARAYDRILKVS